The Stieleria maiorica genome includes the window TCCGGTGCGATCGGCAACAGCAATACGGAAGCCGCCAACACCGCCAAGTGAACGATCGCCTGGGTGCGGACCTTCAGCTTTGACGAAAGCAGATGCGAATAAAGATAACCGCCCAGCAACACCGATTGAAAAAACAGCAGACAGCTTGTCCAAATCGACGGGCCTCCGCCGAACCAAGGCAGAATGTAGCGACCGATGATCGGCTGGACCTGAAACAGCAAAAACGCGCTGGTGAAAATCGTCAGGGCATAGCGAAGCATCGAGCGGATTGATCAGTGAAAATGAGTGGGGAGGGATTCATCGGACGGGCATGCGCGATAGCGTCTAGCGTTGAGGGTCCGTCAGCTTAGGGCGATGCTTTTCTTGGGGTACGATGGCCCTTCCGGGCCGGCGCTGCTTCGCCGCGATCGCAGGCGGCTAAACGGCCTGTTGCTCCCAATTCTGTAGGATTGGCAAGGCACTACTGCGGATTCTGCACCGATGTGTGGTCATGCACGATCCGCCAGCCTTCGGGTTGTCGGCGAAAGACCAATGTGAATCGCCCGCCCAAGTCTTCATCGTCGCGTTTGAGCGTCCAGACGCCGAGCACTTGAAACGCGTCGTCGTCTAATCGCAGGAACTCCAGATCCGAAAATGCGACGCTGCCCATCGCTTCCTGGTCCGGATAGCGTTGCCGGTAGCGGTCCCGGGTGGAATCCCAGCCCCGAGTGACGTTTCCGCCGGAGACGAACGTCAACCGCTCATTTTTCCAATAGGCGTCCATGAACCGGTCGATGTCGCCGGCGTTCCAGGCGTCCGCTTGTCGGTCGATCAATCGACGAATCGCCGTTTCGTCCGCATCGTCGGTGTGGCCGGCAACTGGCAGATCGTCAGCCGCGTCGTTCGATTCCGGTCGGCCGCCGTTGTCGAGAACAAGCTGTGTTTCGAATCGTCCGCCGCTATCAGCCGCACCGCAGCTCATCCCCGGCGTGTTGTGCTGCATCACGATCTGGCCGTCGTGGGAAACACAGATCAAACCTCCAATGCCGGGTTTGAGCCGCTCGGTCATGACCTCGGTGACTGCCGACTCGAGCGACAGGCCGGCGTACAACATCTGTGCGGAGATGTCATACGCCACCGCGTTGCGGATGTACTCTTCGCCCACGCCGGTCCCCGAGACGGCACAGGACGCATTGTCCGCAAACGTTCCGGCGCCGACGATCGGTGAATCGCCGACACGTCCAGGCAACTTTTTCGCCGTCCCTCCGGTGCTGGTTCCCGCGGCCAGGTTTCCGGCCGAGTCGAGCGCCACACAACCGACGGTGCCGAAATGGGGATCCTGGCCGGTATCGGTCGACGAATTCGATCGCCCGGGGCGGCGGCTTAGAAAGTACTTCGGATCGACCAAGGGAACGTTTTGCGATGCCGCGAACGCATCGGCGCCGGGGCCGGCCAAGAGCACATGTTTGGTTTCGGTCATCACCAGTCGCGCCGTCGAGATCGGATTCTTGATCGTGGTGACACCCGCGATCGCCCCACAAGCTCGTGTTCGTCCGTCCATGATCGATGCATCCAGCTCGGCGTTGCCTTCCTTCGTCAGCACCGCGCCGCGGCCCGCATTAAAACTGGCGTTGTCTTCCATCGACCGGATCACGGCTTCGACGGCGTCGAGTGCGGATCCGCCGCCGGCCAGCAGGTCGCGACCGATCGTGAGCGCTGCCTCCAGCCCCTCACGTCGCGCGCTGCGTTTTTCATCGTTCCACTTGGATGGATCACCGCCCGCACCGCCGTGGATCGCGATCGCCCAACGCGTCGGACCTGCGGTTTGGGCATGGGCGGGATTGGTCGTCGGAGACTCGATGCAGGTGCTAACCATCAAGACAACCATGACAACGCTGATTGTTCGGATCATCAGTACGACCGTGAATGGGGGCCGGGGGAATCATGGCTGGATTTTAATCGATTCGCCACGTGGTGAGTGAAACGACCACGCCCCAACGACCGGCGTTTCTTGCCAACCGGGACAGAATCAGTGCGTCATCACGGACAGGTCCAGGTCGACTGGAACAGTTCGGGCCGGCCAAACCGCGCGGACCGATCGCCACGAATGATTTGTACAGTGGATGCTGGCAGCCGTGTTGGAAAACTCTTATGCTGGTGCGGCAGTGCCATACCGAATCTGCAAGGCGGGTCACGTTCGCTTGGTTCTTTTTCCAAGCGCGCGGTGCGGACGCATCTCGGTACAGGGGTTGAATCGAGCATTTTTGTTCGACGTTTTTTCGTTCGTCCGATGTACATCACGTCAGCGAGGGCGTTCACACATTCAATGGCGAAATCATTGTCTTCGGTGTCACTCATGAGCCCTCCTTTTCTTAACATCAAGCCAACCGCCGCGGCTTTGCTTGTCTCATGCGGTTTGCTCGCCACGTCCGCGTCTGCCGAGAGACTTGACGCCAAGGTCGAATCCTTTATCGAGACGCACTGTATCACGTGTCACGACGAAGACGCCGCAAATGGGGATTTCCGCGTCGACAACCTCTCGCCGAAAGTCGGCTTTGAAGACACGCCGCAATGGGTCGAGGTGATGGAGCGGATCCAGTCGGGCGAGATGCCTCCGGAGGACGCATCGCCACAACCGACGGCGGATCAGCGTGCGGAGATCATCGAATGGATCGCGGCACGGATCAAGGAAGGCGAATCGGCGCGGATGGCGAAACGCGACCGGGTGTCGTATCGGCGGCTGACGCGGGAAGAGTACGTGTACACGATCCGCGATTTGATCGGCGTCGAGTACGATGCAAGCGATCCCGGGGGGCTTTTCGAAGATCCGCAGTGGCACGGATTCGAACGGATCGGTTCGGTGCTGACACTCTCGCCCTCGCACATCGAAAAATACATCATTGCGGCCGAAGTGATCCTGGACGAAGCCTATCCGGAGCAGCCGATCGCCTACGTCGAAGCCGGCAAGCGGGCGGCGGAGGTCAAGCAGAATGCCCCTCATTTCCAACGGCTCCACGCCGACGGCTTGCTGGACAAGGTCCGGTTTCCACTGACGACGTCGGGCCAGATTTATCGGTATTCCAATCCCTGGCGCGGCCCCGAGCGAAGGTTTCCCGGTCCCGGCGTTTACGAAATCAGCTACACCGTCTGCGGTTTGAAGCCGGTCAACGGGATCGCGCCCCGGATGGCGGTGATCGAACCCGAACTGGACCGCGTGCTGTTCCAGCAGGACATCATCGCGTCCGAAGACGCTCCCGTCACCGTAACGTTTCGCGCCCACTTTCCGAATCCGCCGGGACGCCCGCCGACCATCCACGTGATGAATCAGAACAAGGTTCCGAATCATCCGCGAACCAACGCCGGCAGCCGGATCCCATTCATCACCACCGGGCATCGCCGCGCCCCCTGGCAGATGAAGATCACCAACCAGGATGGCAGCCCGCGGTACCCGATCCTGATCATCGATTCACTTTCCATTCGCGGTCCGATCGTCACCGACCAGGAACAACGGCGTCGCGAGGAATACATGGCAACCGAAGAATCGCTGACGGCGGCTGGTGACAGTCTGGCCAGGTTGGCTGGACGTGCCTTCCGGCGACCGCTGAAAGCGGATGAATTGCAGATCTATCTTCGGATCGTCAAAGGGGAACTCGACGCGGGTGAGTCGTTTCGCAATGCCGTCAAAACAGGCATGGTGGCAATCCTCTGTTCAAAAAGTTTCCTGTTCATCGCCGAGGGAGACGAAGAATCGGATCGGCGTGAATTGAACGATTGGGAACTGGCAACGCGACTGTCGTACCTGCTGTGGAGCACCATGCCCGATGACGAACTGTTTTCGCTTGCCGAAAACGGGCAACTGCGCGACCGGAGCGTCCTGCAGCAACAGTTCGATCGCATGCTCGCCGACCCCCGTTCGGAACGATTCATGCGTTCGTTTTCATCCCAATGGTTAAACCTGCGCAAGGTGGGGATGTTCCCGCCGGACAAGAACCTGTACCCGAACTACGACGATCACCTGGAGCAAAGCATGATCGGCGAGAGTCGGGCGTTCTTTGCCGAAGTGTTACAGCAAGGGCTGACCTTGCGTGAATTCATCGACTCCGACTGGACGATGGTCAATCCGCGTCTGGCCCGTTTTTACGGGATTCCCGAAGTGACCGAAGACCACTTCCAGCGCGTCGCGTTGCGGCCGGAACACCATCGTGGCGGTCTGCTGACGCACGCCTCGGTGCTTTCGCTGACGTCCGATGGAACACGTCACCGCCCCGTGCATCGTGGCGCGTGGGTCTCCGAAGTGTTTCTCGGCAAGGACCCCCCGCCTCCACCGGCGAACGTCGATCCCATCGAACCGACTCCGACCGACGCCCCCAAAGCGACCTTGCGGATGAAACTGGAAGCGCACAAGCATCATCCGAATTGCGCCTCGTGCCACCGCAAGATCGACCCGCTCGGATTAGCCTTCGACCACTACAATGCAATCGGACAGTGGCGCACACATGAAAAGGTCGAAGGGACCGGCGACGACCCGCCGGTCGATGCCAGTGGCCAGCTGCCCGACGGCCGTAGCTTCGCAGACGCCAAGGAATTCCAACAATTGTTGATGGCGGACCTCGACGCGTTCAACCGGACCTTTATCGAAAAACTGGCAATCTACGGCATGCGACGGACGATGACGATTGACGACCACGAGGGATTGGATGCGATCGCCGCAATCAGCCGTGAAAACAACTACAGCGTCCGCGCGATCCTCGAAGCGTTCGTCCTGTCCGACCTGTTTCAAAAACGATAGCGAGACTCCATGAATATCCTGAAGAGAAACTGGCGTCTCGACCGCCGGCACGTGCTGCGAGGAATCGGCGCCAGCATCGCGTTGCCCTTGCTGGACTGCATGGCCGACGGAGCAGAGCTGCCGACTCCGACGCAACCCAAACGCAGCGTGTTTCTGTACATCCCCAACGGCGTCAACACGTTGACGTGGCAAATCCAGAATGCCGGCACGGATTACCAGTTCACCGCGCCGCTGGCTTCGTTGGAGCGACATCGTCAAGACATCACGCCGATCAGCGGCCTGCACCATCCCATGGTGCTGGGAAAACATCACAATTGCGACAAGGTGTGGCTGACCGGGGCCGACGTTCCTTCCTCCGGCGGCTCGTTTCGCAACACCGTCTCGGTCGATCAGCTGATGGCCGAAGTCCAAGGGGTTTCCACGCGATTCCCGTCGCTCGAACTTGCGATCGAAGGGCATTCACTCGCCTGGTCGCGCGACGGTGTGCAGCTGCCCGCCGATCGCAACGTTAAAACGGTTTTCCAGCGCATGTTTGTCGGCGAACAAGGTGGCAAAGATGTCGTTCGCCGTCGCCTGAACCGACGCGGCAGTATTCTTGATGCGGTCATGGACGACGCCCGTCGAACAAACCAGAAAATGGGCTCGGCCGATCGCAATAAACTCGACGAGTATCTGACCGCGGTGCGTCAGGTGGAAATCCGCACCGAGCGGGCCGATGCCTGGCTGGACGTTCCCCGCCCCGAATTGCCGCGCGGGACGGAAAACCGGTTCTCCGCAAAGCTGGATATCAGCCGAGTCCGGGAATACCATCGCATCTTCTTTGACCTAATGGTGCTCGCGCTCCGCACCGACATGACACGCGTCATCACCTGCATGATTTGCAGCGAATCCAATGGCGGCGCGATCCCCGACATCGGCATTTCCCAGACCCGGCACGGCCTGTCGCACCACAACGGTGACCCGGAACAGCTGCGGCGGCTCACCCAGACGGACACCTTTCTGGTCGAGCAACTGAGTTATTTCCTGGACCAGTTGAAAGCTCACCAGGAAGACGACGGAAACCTGTTGGACACCACGCAGGTGCTGTGGGGCAGCGGCATGTCCTACGGCCACAGCCACGGCAACGCCAACCTGCCCACGATCCTGGCCGGTGGTCGCAAACTCGGCTGGAAGCACGGCCGGCATCTCGATTTCAATCTGCCGATCATCGGCCAATACAACGTCGCCGACGCCGGTGCTCACTACAAGATCTGCGGCCGACCGGTCGACAGCAACGCGCACCTGAGCAATCTGTTCCTGACGATGCTGCACCGCGTGGGCGTCCAAGCGGATCGGTTCCAAGATAGCCTGGGGACGATCTCGGAGATCGTGGCATGATGCCGATGCGAAGTTTCCTGTTTCTGTTCCTGGTTCTGGCGGCGGCGACTGGGTTTGCGACCACAGCGGCTGCAGACGATCCGGCGGCAGACGATGCGGCTGAGCGATTCCGCACCGACGAAAACCAGGACCAAAACCTGCCCTGGTACCAACCGGTCAAAGGCGAGTTTCCACCCGAGGGCTCGGCGCACGCCATCAAGGGTGAACTGATCTGGGCCGATCACGTCGAACGCGAGTTGCACCTTCGCGTCGACCGAGACGACTCGCAGGGCGCCGGCGTCAAGGACCTGCCGTTATTGCTGACGATGTTGCCGTACGGTTCGATCCAGTACAACGGCCAGCCGGCGGCACTGCAAGACATTCCTCTGGGTACGCATCTTCACACCTGGTGTTACCCGATCGCCCCGGACGACGATCGCCCGCCGCTGGCGCGATGGCACGATCGAATTTCACCGGAATCAGAGTTTCGACAATGCATCCGGATCGAGGATGACTTCAGTTACCACACGCGGCGGAATCAAGTTTGGCGCGTGGACGACGTCGATCGTGAGTCGATGAAGCTGACGGCAACGTTGCGAGTCGACGGCCAAAGCGATGGCGATGCGAAACAATTCGATCTGCTGGAGAGCACGGTGGTATACCGGGGCAATGGATTCGGCACGTTGTCCGACATTCACGCCGGTCAGGAAGTGCAAATGAACCTGACCTGGGCCACGCTGTACGGGCCGGGCCGGGTGTTTCACATTTGGCTGGATCAGGAAAGCCGGGATCTGGCCGGCGATCGCCAGCGACGGCGGCATCGCGACCACATCCGCCAGCGCGGCATCCCGGGATGGGTCGACGCGGTGGATGACCAGGCATCGACGGTCACCGTCACGTTTTTCGATGGTCTGGACATGAGCCTGCTGGAGAGTTTCCATGAGATCGTCCCCGAGCCGCTGGGTTGGCCGACCTCCGGCGGTGCCAAAGATGACTTGAAACCCAAAGGGACGCTGGCAGTCGCTCGCTGGTCGCTGATGACCTACGAACCACTCAACGACCGCAAGGGCGGCAACATTCTGAAAATCGATCGGGTCCCGGTCGTGCAAGGTTGCTGCGGCGTGCAGATCCAACTGCAATGCGGCCTGCTGCTGGAAGGCTACCGCCCGGGTGAGATCGTGCGGTTTTTCCCAGCCAGTTGGCCATTCGTGGCGCTGCCGGCCGAAGAACGGTTCTTCGGTCGCGAATGAGCCCCCGTTCTTCAAACGTTCTTGTCATGATTCCTTTTGGCTATCACAGCGTCACTCTTGGTATCTGCACGCTATTCTTCTGGACACTGTTCTTTGGATCCGCGATCGCGGCCGAACTTCGCTTCGACGGTGTCCTCGCCAATTCGGGCGGCTCGGACGATTCCCTGGTCGTGTTTTCTGACAAACCCGCCGCCGGAATGGGACCGCTGTTGGACACGGAGAACACGCTTTGGGAACGTGGCGGTTCGACAAGGCTGAATCGTTACGCCCTCGACGGGCGGTTGCTCGCTTCGTATGAGCTTCCCGATGCCAACCACCAGTTCCGTGACCAGTTGACCTTGGCCGAAGAGCACTTGGTTTTGTTGCTCGGAAAAAACCTCTACCGCCTGCCGCTCGACGCCGTCCCCGGTAGCAAGGTGGAGCGAATCGAAGGTCGCGCAGATGTGCTGTCTCCGGGGTCTTTCCAAGGACGTGTTGCGATTGTCGCCGACCGCGAGTTGCTTTGGCTGGACCCGTTGAGTGGTGCAAGAACTTCCATCGCCACACTGGACGAATCCCCCCAGCATCTGTTTGTCAGCGCCGACGACGGAACGGTGTTCGTATTCTTCCGTGACAATGTCCGTGCTTGGCGTGACGGCACTCCGGTAGCCGGTTTCCCCAAGCCGTTCCGCGGCACACGTCCTCAGAAGATCGGACGGTTCTGGCATGCGCACGGCTGGCACGGAACGATTCACCGTTTCAATGAGCGATTCGAACCCGATCCCGGTGTCGTACTCGGCGGCGCGTCGGGGTCGTTCATCGGATACCTGCCGGCCAGCGCGGACATCAATCACGGCACGGGGCTGGTCCAGGTGACACCTGACCTGTTCGCGATTTCGGGACTGAAAGGGGTCGTTCAGTTGCTTCATTGGCAGGGCGATGAATCCCGCTTCGTCCCCGTACGCCGGATCGGTGCGCTCGCCGATGTCGCCGCTTTGGCGCTCGATTCGGCCGGCAACATTTGGACACCGCACGGCAGTCTGCGTTGGGATGACGGTCCGGAAACGCCGTTTTCCATCGGCGATGTGGAACCCCAACAGTTGACGCAGCCCATCGTCTTGGACGGTAGGACGGTTTGTTTCATCAAGACACATTACGGATCCGTTCAAAGCACGTGTGGTTCTGTCTTTGACACCAACGGCTGGTCGCGTTTTGAATGGAAAGGGATGCGCGGTGTCACGCTGGGCAACGGCAATCCCGGATCGACCGTTTACACCAACAGCAAGGGACAACGTCGCCTGCTCGTGACGCAACCCGATGGCCACACGCTAGATTTTTCCCTCGCCGAATCAGGCCATGTCGACGGCAATCCGACGCCGGTGCGTCTGCCGGGACTGCGTAACTGCACCAGTTTGGCGTGGCAGGACGGTCATCTGCTGGCAGCCGATCGCGGTACCATTGCGGTGTTGCGACCATCCGGCGAAACATGGGAACTGGTTCGCCGATTGCAAGGTTTTGGCGAATCGCTGTTCATTCATGGTGACGGAGTCCGCTTTGCGGTCAGCGATACCACGGGCGGACGCGTGCAATTATTCGAATCACTGTCTCGCGACTCCGTGATCGCCCAGTACGAGGGTTTGGACGCGCCGATGCAAGTGGCCCTGTCCGGTGATCGCATGGTCGTATTCGAATCCGGAAAGCAACGCCTGGTAAAACTTCGACTTCGCTCAGACGCGTCGACCGCGCCCCCTGCGGTAGCGTCCAAGCGAAATGCGAAAGCGGTGGCGGAGTTTCCCGAGGAAGCGTTTTATGACCTGCACCGCCCGGGAGAAATCCCCATCGCGGTGGCGATTTCCGATCGGATGCTCGGCGTACGCGTTCCCGACGATGTAGCCGCGAAAGTAACGCTCGGTGTGGCTAGTGACGGCGAAGCGTTTTGGACCGAAGACCGGATCGTCCGGCTCCCCAACGGCGATGCATCAAACCTGCGTCTGGCCGTAGCGGTGGAAACGCCCCACCGCCGCGAGCGGATCGGCTTTGTCGACAAACAACCCATCCATGCTCCGTTTTCAAAGAATCCGGCGCACTGGGCGCCGTTCGACCTGGACAACTATCGCGAAGTCATCGCGGAGCGCCGTGAACAGATCCGAATTGATTTCCAGCAGCCCGTCGACGGCAAGGCGAGCATTGTGATCGAAAACGAGAACGGGGACCGCGTTCGCAACCTGATCTCCGGCCAGTCGTTTTCCGCCGGTAACCACGGCGTCGTCTGGGACGGTCTGAACGAAGCCGGACAGCTCGTCTCGCCAGGTAACTATCGTTGGCGAGGCATCGCACATCCGGGGATTCAACCGGAGTTTCGCAAGCACTTTGCCGGCGGAATGGAACCGATCGACCGGCGTCCCTGGGGCCCGAACCACGGATTGCTCCACCACGCGGCGAGCAATGGCAAGAATGTCTTCTTCGCCGCTCCGGTGACCGAAGGCGGCTGGGCGCTGATGGCGCTTGATGCCGATGGAAATTTTGTGCAGGGATATGAACATCAGCATGGTTTCGGCATCGGTCACAATGCCATCGCAGCCGATCAACATTATCTCTATTGTGCCCAAGACGGCTTTCGCTGGGGCGGTAAAAACGGCATCGACTGGAGTTCAGATTCCTGGAAAGCATCCTGGGATCTATCCGTGGT containing:
- a CDS encoding isoaspartyl peptidase/L-asparaginase; this encodes MIRTISVVMVVLMVSTCIESPTTNPAHAQTAGPTRWAIAIHGGAGGDPSKWNDEKRSARREGLEAALTIGRDLLAGGGSALDAVEAVIRSMEDNASFNAGRGAVLTKEGNAELDASIMDGRTRACGAIAGVTTIKNPISTARLVMTETKHVLLAGPGADAFAASQNVPLVDPKYFLSRRPGRSNSSTDTGQDPHFGTVGCVALDSAGNLAAGTSTGGTAKKLPGRVGDSPIVGAGTFADNASCAVSGTGVGEEYIRNAVAYDISAQMLYAGLSLESAVTEVMTERLKPGIGGLICVSHDGQIVMQHNTPGMSCGAADSGGRFETQLVLDNGGRPESNDAADDLPVAGHTDDADETAIRRLIDRQADAWNAGDIDRFMDAYWKNERLTFVSGGNVTRGWDSTRDRYRQRYPDQEAMGSVAFSDLEFLRLDDDAFQVLGVWTLKRDDEDLGGRFTLVFRRQPEGWRIVHDHTSVQNPQ
- a CDS encoding DUF1592 domain-containing protein; its protein translation is MLVSCGLLATSASAERLDAKVESFIETHCITCHDEDAANGDFRVDNLSPKVGFEDTPQWVEVMERIQSGEMPPEDASPQPTADQRAEIIEWIAARIKEGESARMAKRDRVSYRRLTREEYVYTIRDLIGVEYDASDPGGLFEDPQWHGFERIGSVLTLSPSHIEKYIIAAEVILDEAYPEQPIAYVEAGKRAAEVKQNAPHFQRLHADGLLDKVRFPLTTSGQIYRYSNPWRGPERRFPGPGVYEISYTVCGLKPVNGIAPRMAVIEPELDRVLFQQDIIASEDAPVTVTFRAHFPNPPGRPPTIHVMNQNKVPNHPRTNAGSRIPFITTGHRRAPWQMKITNQDGSPRYPILIIDSLSIRGPIVTDQEQRRREEYMATEESLTAAGDSLARLAGRAFRRPLKADELQIYLRIVKGELDAGESFRNAVKTGMVAILCSKSFLFIAEGDEESDRRELNDWELATRLSYLLWSTMPDDELFSLAENGQLRDRSVLQQQFDRMLADPRSERFMRSFSSQWLNLRKVGMFPPDKNLYPNYDDHLEQSMIGESRAFFAEVLQQGLTLREFIDSDWTMVNPRLARFYGIPEVTEDHFQRVALRPEHHRGGLLTHASVLSLTSDGTRHRPVHRGAWVSEVFLGKDPPPPPANVDPIEPTPTDAPKATLRMKLEAHKHHPNCASCHRKIDPLGLAFDHYNAIGQWRTHEKVEGTGDDPPVDASGQLPDGRSFADAKEFQQLLMADLDAFNRTFIEKLAIYGMRRTMTIDDHEGLDAIAAISRENNYSVRAILEAFVLSDLFQKR
- a CDS encoding DUF1552 domain-containing protein, with product MNILKRNWRLDRRHVLRGIGASIALPLLDCMADGAELPTPTQPKRSVFLYIPNGVNTLTWQIQNAGTDYQFTAPLASLERHRQDITPISGLHHPMVLGKHHNCDKVWLTGADVPSSGGSFRNTVSVDQLMAEVQGVSTRFPSLELAIEGHSLAWSRDGVQLPADRNVKTVFQRMFVGEQGGKDVVRRRLNRRGSILDAVMDDARRTNQKMGSADRNKLDEYLTAVRQVEIRTERADAWLDVPRPELPRGTENRFSAKLDISRVREYHRIFFDLMVLALRTDMTRVITCMICSESNGGAIPDIGISQTRHGLSHHNGDPEQLRRLTQTDTFLVEQLSYFLDQLKAHQEDDGNLLDTTQVLWGSGMSYGHSHGNANLPTILAGGRKLGWKHGRHLDFNLPIIGQYNVADAGAHYKICGRPVDSNAHLSNLFLTMLHRVGVQADRFQDSLGTISEIVA
- a CDS encoding esterase-like activity of phytase family protein, which translates into the protein MIPFGYHSVTLGICTLFFWTLFFGSAIAAELRFDGVLANSGGSDDSLVVFSDKPAAGMGPLLDTENTLWERGGSTRLNRYALDGRLLASYELPDANHQFRDQLTLAEEHLVLLLGKNLYRLPLDAVPGSKVERIEGRADVLSPGSFQGRVAIVADRELLWLDPLSGARTSIATLDESPQHLFVSADDGTVFVFFRDNVRAWRDGTPVAGFPKPFRGTRPQKIGRFWHAHGWHGTIHRFNERFEPDPGVVLGGASGSFIGYLPASADINHGTGLVQVTPDLFAISGLKGVVQLLHWQGDESRFVPVRRIGALADVAALALDSAGNIWTPHGSLRWDDGPETPFSIGDVEPQQLTQPIVLDGRTVCFIKTHYGSVQSTCGSVFDTNGWSRFEWKGMRGVTLGNGNPGSTVYTNSKGQRRLLVTQPDGHTLDFSLAESGHVDGNPTPVRLPGLRNCTSLAWQDGHLLAADRGTIAVLRPSGETWELVRRLQGFGESLFIHGDGVRFAVSDTTGGRVQLFESLSRDSVIAQYEGLDAPMQVALSGDRMVVFESGKQRLVKLRLRSDASTAPPAVASKRNAKAVAEFPEEAFYDLHRPGEIPIAVAISDRMLGVRVPDDVAAKVTLGVASDGEAFWTEDRIVRLPNGDASNLRLAVAVETPHRRERIGFVDKQPIHAPFSKNPAHWAPFDLDNYREVIAERREQIRIDFQQPVDGKASIVIENENGDRVRNLISGQSFSAGNHGVVWDGLNEAGQLVSPGNYRWRGIAHPGIQPEFRKHFAGGMEPIDRRPWGPNHGLLHHAASNGKNVFFAAPVTEGGWALMALDADGNFVQGYEHQHGFGIGHNAIAADQHYLYCAQDGFRWGGKNGIDWSSDSWKASWDLSVVRYEIASGKVVSFPDGQRALIVDSVQVGPQTSHRDLKSFNLAGLAILDDQLYVGSRDNQCVWVYDTATGKRLNTVPLPGVRHLAAGNGKIFAATDSGIVSLSDQKQVFDAKEIDIAGLAVAPDGDFWISDHHTHQVHHVSASGQRLAAFGEPGGPYKGTYDPQRMVNPAGLAIGPDGKLWVTEKRWNPKRILAWDLQKQSVVYEKFGMPHYGGVGSGFDPENPNRWIGLGCLWDVDIATDTAKPTHVMAIDEGHFRRYHPMGYWFFREAGRTFLSTRGKIALILELLDDGTTRPIAATASTHQFSYGCEWDPPQAYIDAFYAHWPDKRRQERPGHGTDGKPWAARVGGVFWVDRNGDGQTQVDEFSFTKEGVRYGGGPWGFRQDSLTFRVPASVDGQVKIVEIAPRGMLANGIPDYPSLSEALETGSTDVSLSSGYHRENVSTARDRFGRFIFNSEPELNAYADDGKQLWTYPNRWSDVHGSHQAPLPQSGVLQGTMGILGMAPLDDQADVFFLNGNHGRCFLLTSDGVYLDECFTDVRVSYAQNAYRLGGEIFGGVFDRSAKDDSYFVQIGHGPYRIYQLHGLAETKRLSGSSLPVSQAQIAAAERAMLRSVAQSQSEKVFRLPGEISWDQNGKFKATLKASIDGDHLHLIYHVQDPSPWINNGRDWTTLFATGDTVDLQIGVDPDADPRRRGPVAGDQRLTIAPHDGRAIAVLYHHRGEGDNPVEFTSPWRGETVNDVRQLDDVQIDVKTSSGGYRVDARIPLSDLGLNPQGRLRADFGVTFGDAEGRETQLRSYWANPATMLVDDIPGEIMLSPNLWGKVDMNGALK